One window of the Rosa rugosa chromosome 3, drRosRugo1.1, whole genome shotgun sequence genome contains the following:
- the LOC133737450 gene encoding uncharacterized protein LOC133737450, whose amino-acid sequence MAYYCKEMHHKSELKKSYWLPNQGTEERFCSPDNAIDRDQWIRFVTHLDDEDTKTKAIINVSNRSQRVMHHSTGTRTFPAVVYEWQVENGVEEEPDRLEIFKLTHCKKGKQNEYVDVASTKAVQDLEKAEEERKKLNVDITPQVREDIYVEVLGPKKRNRVRGLGAGVRWRDVSYIHIEKRSI is encoded by the exons ATGGCTTATTACTGCAAGGAGATG CATCACAAGTCAGAGTTGAAGAAATCGTATTGGTTGCCCAATCAAGGGACTGAAGAACGTTTCTGCAGCCCTGATAATGCCATTGACAGAGATCAATGGATAAGATTTGTTACTCATTTAGATGATGAGGATACTAAG ACCAAGGCTATCATAAATGTAAGTAATCGATCGCAGCGGGTAATGCATCACAGTACAGGCACAAGGACTTTTCCAGCGGTTGTTTATGAATGG CAAGTTGAGAATGGGGTTGAGGAAGAACCTGATAGGTTGGAAATCTTCAAGTTGACACACTGtaagaaaggaaaacaaaatgaGTATGTTGATGTTGCATCCACCAAAGCAGTG CAAGATTTGGAGAAGGCTgaagaggagagaaagaagTTAAATGTTGATATTACTCCACAAGTTAGAGAAGACATCTATGTAGAGGTTCTTGGGCCAAAGAAGCGTAACCGAGTGAGAGGACTTGGAGCGGGAGTACGGTGGCGTGATGTTTCGTACATTCATATCGAGAAAAGAAGTATCTAA
- the LOC133737448 gene encoding uncharacterized protein LOC133737448 — translation MAVGDLMKLRRSNIFWIISCATHTLNLMLQGIGNQPRFKGEIEKAKSFTIYIYAHHKTLALMRKFTKKKDIVRPGVTRFATAFLTLQSLMEKKNELRAMITSDEWNESKHAKSVKGKAAVNIALSTSFWNEVSLYLKVFAPLVKVLRLVDGDRKPSMSFVYGELLRAKEEIKMAFKDQEAHYRPILDIVDGKARDRLDSPLHLAGYLLNPYYTYANPSIENDNVVMDEFFSCVEVFFPNDIQTQILLTNVELHKYLKKEGGFGRVLAKVGCAQNDDNYNPVLWWNIYGNLLPKLQSMAKRILLLITSSSGCERNWSAFEGIHTKKMNRLDTTSTMTKNETDNRHFSLWDMNNVLYRCAFPRQMPGTAAVQPCCAWQFYLMNIDQLETKLIANIK, via the exons ATGGCGGTGGGAGATTTGATGAAGTTAAGGAGGTCAAACATATTTTGGATTATTTCATGTGCAACTCACACCTTAAATCTAATGCTTCAAGGAATTGGCAACCAACCTAGATTCAAAGGAGAAATTGAGAAGGCAAAGAGTTTCACCATATATATTTATGCACATCACAAGACTTTGGCATTGATGAGGAAGTttacaaagaaaaaagatataGTCAGGCCGGGAGTCACTAGATTTGCAACCGCTTTCCTCACTTTGCAAAGCttgatggagaagaagaatgagtTGAGAGCTATGATTACTAGTGATGAATGGAATGAAAGCAAGCATGCAAAGAGTGTAAAGGGGAAGGCGGCGGTGAATATCGCTTTGAGTACTTCTTTTTGGAATGAGGTAAGTCTTTACTTGAAGGTGTTTGCCCCTTTAGTCAAGGTGCTTCGCCTTGTTGATGGGGATAGAAAGCCATCAATGAGCTTTGTGTATGGAGAACTACTTAGAGCCAAAGAGGAGATTAAAATGGCATTCAAAGATCAAGAAGCTCACTATCGTCCAATCCTTGACATTGTTGATGGAAAAGCCCGTGATCGACTTGATAGTCCATTGCATTTAGCGGGCTACCTCTTAAACCCTTACTACACATATGCCAATCCAAGCATTGAGAATGATAATGTAGTCATGGATGAGTTCTTCTCTTGTGTTGAGGTATTCTTTCCTAATGATATTCAAACTCAAATTTTGTTGACAAATGTAGAATTGCACAAGTATTTGAAGAAAGAGGGTGGATTTGGAAGAGTTTTGGCTAAGGTGGGATGCGCACAAAATGATGACAATTATAATCCGG ttttgtggTGGAATATTTATGGAAACCTTTTACCAAAATTGCAAAGTATGGCTAAAAGGATACTTTTATTGATCACAAGCTCATCCGGATGTGAGAGAAATTGGAGCGCTTTTGAGGGG ATTCATACAAAGAAAATGAATAGACTAGATACAACGAGCACTATGACAAAAAACGAAACAGACAACAGACATTTTTCGTTGTGGGATATGAACAATGTCCTTTAT CGTTGTGCCTTCCCTCGGCAGATGCCAGGCACAGCTGCCGTGCAGCCATGCTGCGCATGGCAG ttttacctaatgaacattGATCAATTGGAAACAAAACTGATTGCAAACATCAAATGA